A single window of Debaryomyces hansenii CBS767 chromosome F complete sequence DNA harbors:
- a CDS encoding DEHA2F19426p (weakly similar to uniprot|Q07530 Saccharomyces cerevisiae YDL114W): MNESMFSILFYHLNRQYRNISNTLIGNYFEPHRDLVLVTGGASGLGREIVKKLVTKRANVVVLDIKIPEQSEKVETVNYYKCDVSDRRQIICCQKKIKQDVGNVTILINNAGITTGKTLLDLSYDEIERTIQINLMSSFYTIKTFLPDMLLMQRGYIVTIASVLGYMSPARLSAYGASKSGLIALHESLTYELGPPSINPKGIKTLLICPGQLKTGMFDGVKTPSSILAPELDPKYVADNVISAIELGRRGEIKIPFYGNFLPIFRAVPWPIVEAARYYSGIDKSMQTFKNTVSTISRVASKANSIKSKNSSGISPQAPIQNSSSVS, from the coding sequence atgaatgaaTCGatgttttcaatattattttatcatcttAATCGGCaatatagaaatatttcCAATACACTTATAGGAAATTACTTTGAACCACATAGAGATCTAGTTTTGGTTACTGGTGGCGCAAGTGGTCTCGGGAGAGAAATAGTTAAAAAGCTTGTCACTAAAAGAGCCAATGTGGTGGTACTTGATATCAAGATTCCGGAACAACTGGAAAAAGTTGAAACTGTTAATTATTACAAATGTGATGTGAGTGATCGAAGACAGATTATTTGTTGTCAGAAAAAGATCAAGCAGGACGTTGGGAATGTGACAATCTTGATTAACAATGCTGGAATTACTACTGGAAAAACTCTATTGGACTTGAGTTACGATGAGATTGAAAGAactattcaaatcaatttaatGTCTAGCTTCTACACTATAAAAACATTCCTACCAGATATGTTACTCATGCAAAGAGGCTATATAGTCACTATTGCATCAGTCTTGGGATACATGTCTCCAGCTCGTCTAAGTGCATATGGCGCATCGAAGTCTGGTCTAATTGCATTACACGAATCATTGACATACGAGTTGGGTCCACCGTCCATAAACCCTAAAGGGATTAAAACTCTATTGATATGTCCGGGTCAATTGAAAACAGGTATGTTCGATGGTGTTAAAACTCCCTCCAGCATTCTTGCACCCGAGTTGGATCCCAAATATGTTGCAGATAATGTTATTTCAGCAATAGAATTAGGCAGGCGAGGCGAAATTAAAATACCTTTCTATGGGAACTTCTTGCCCATTTTCAGAGCTGTACCTTGGCCAATTGTTGAAGCAGCCAGATACTATTCGGGTATAGACAAAAGCATGCAGACGTTTAAGAATACGGTGCTGACAATTAGTCGAGTTGCCAGTAAAGCTAATTCAATCAAGTCTAAAAACAGTTCTGGTATTTCTCCCCAAGCTCCAATTCAAAACTCTTCTTCGGTTTCATAA
- a CDS encoding DEHA2F19448p (some similarities with uniprot|A2TBP4 Saccharomyces cerevisiae YDL115C IWR1) codes for MEHKPPQILRIKRKRGQDPLQALILEDNNAAKRSKPSSPVSSTVLDKNNNFYFTLTRTDESGAINEEAVIESILSEAPSTKRTASSILDKDDERKVENSNVNRKRKFIIPKRQTEEDTYIPNELADMVSSLLTSRHNVNSPQRKRRNRSGNSASNLGDTPIVPETETEGQPVVVVTEEVSDYVYDVYQLSSTEPMTTANHPQSQIGYIRFFDEDNDLYQSDEEKNKTNNMFSDDEDSNAESFYQNDYPSDEDAGAYSDTYTEEDIEIIQLQDGQDSQDNEEYEYISSGTKPDEGFEDLYDDFYDDGDNDINFLAEDQYHNVDNDQELERNHFFENEEEDDLAIHRDIIFGKLKKMIDERN; via the coding sequence ATGGAGCATAAACCGCCTCAAATCCTTAgaatcaaaagaaagagagGTCAAGATCCTCTTCAAGCATTGATTCTAGAAGATAACAATGCAGCGAAAAGGTCGAAGCCTTCATCACCAGTTTCCTCAACGGTACTCgataagaataataatttttattttacaTTGACTAGAACGGACGAATCTGGGGCTATTAATGAGGAAGCAGTAATTGAATCGATATTATCTGAAGCACCTTCGACAAAGAGAACAGCCTCTTCCATActtgataaagatgatgagAGAAAGGTTGAGAATTCTAATGTGAATAGAAAACGGAAGTTTATTATTCCCAAGAGAcaaacagaagaagatacaTATATACCCAACGAATTGGCCGATATGGTAAGCTCGTTATTAACGTCTAGGCATAATGTGAATAGTCCCCAAAGAAAACGGCGAAATAGAAGTGGAAATAGTGCTAGCAACCTTGGAGACACACCTATAGTTCCTGAAACAGAGACAGAAGGACAAcctgttgttgttgttaCAGAAGAAGTATCCGACTACGTTTACGATGTTTATCAGCTATCTCTGACTGAACCAATGACTACTGCAAACCACCCTCAGTCTCAAATTGGTTATATTAGATTTTTTGATGAGGACAATGATTTGTACCAAtcagatgaagaaaagaacaAAACTAACAACATGTTTTCCGATGATGAGGATTCAAATGCGGAAAGTTTCTATCAAAATGATTATCCAAGCGACGAAGATGCAGGTGCATATAGTGATACCTACACGGAAGAAGACattgaaataatacaaCTTCAAGATGGCCAAGATAGTCAAGACAACGAGGAATACGAATATATTAGTTCAGGAACGAAGCCCGATGAAGGCTTTGAAGATTTGTACGATGATTTTTATGATGATGGAGACaatgatataaattttttggcTGAAGATCAATATCATAATGTAGATAATGATCAAGAATTGGAAAGAAATCATTTCTTTGAGAACGAAGAAGAGGACGACTTAGCCATACATAGGGATATAATATTTGGGAAACTAAAAAAAATGATCGATGAAAGGAATTAA
- a CDS encoding DEHA2F19404p (weakly similar to CA4931|IPF8378 Candida albicans IPF8378), with the protein MSQSAYQSTIEDLPDITTSTNVTVSKEIFGLGLFINIAATGPCRLYVTDFTANPRVVNSFLDSFLVDEFEIPTERIFLIDVYKEKLKGLIDEYERRYREPLLENDVRPPFRISDKICIVKATVVLKKFNNILEGRARSVRLVNEGDFKSSENLQKLYANICKLPKEFFKENLTRAKTVIPSVYLEPVLASLGDKNSNINGNSDTSTNPKSNVNSNTGSVINDSQPRQTYVKTEEVTENMIPDTLFPNDYVDTAHQSLDADIQQRENEMDYENNSFPNPAHGAFSHGYSQQGHSQRELSQQAYYSLKQLNDYHSYGIDNEVYRVRGKILGCNPSDWSQVCIKKYEHDSFKNKVVLSDPYMRNLEIILCDQIPLNSQEEVLLDSDNSITIVLDQEQIAQALNTEAIESAYTIISKLNKKSFTNEILEFELYKKSVHINAKNQFLIWSARNVSFDVIMK; encoded by the coding sequence ATGAGTCAATCTGCTTACCAATCCACTATAGAGGATCTCCCCGATATAACCACCTCTACCAATGTTACCGTTCTGAAAGAAATCTTTGGTCTCGGGCTTTTTATAAACATAGCAGCTACAGGTCCATGCAGATTATACGTTACTGATTTCACTGCTAACCCACGGGTGGTTAATTCCTTTCTTGACAGTTTTTTAGTTGACGAATTTGAAATACCTACAGAACGAATCTTTCTAATTGATGTATATaaagagaaattgaaagGGCTAATTGATGAGTATGAAAGACGATATAGAGAACCTTTATTAGAAAACGATGTAAGACCACCTTTTAGAATTTCAGATAAAATATGCATTGTTAAGGCAACGGtggtattgaagaagttcaACAATATCTTGGAAGGCAGAGCCAGAAGTGTCAGGTTGGTTAATGAAGGAGATTTTAAGTCGAGTGAGAATTTGCAGAAGTTGTATGCTAACATTTGTAAACTACCCaaagaattctttaaagaaaatttgaCTAGGGCGAAGACTGTAATACCAAGTGTGTACTTGGAGCCGGTTTTGGCATCCTTGGGAGAtaagaattcaaatatcAATGGAAATAGTGATACTAGCACTAATCCAAAATCTAATGTAAACTCTAATACGGGGTCGGTGATTAATGATTCACAACCACGACAGACATACGTGAAGACGGAAGAAGTAACAGAAAACATGATTCCTGATACATTATTTCCTAATGATTACGTGGATACAGCACACCAATCATTAGATGCTGATATTCAGCAACGagaaaatgaaatggaCTATGAAAACAATAGCTTCCCGAACCCAGCTCATGGTGCCTTCTCACATGGATACTCACAACAAGGACACTCACAACGAGAACTCTCACAACAAGCCTACTATTCATTGAAACAACTTAATGATTATCATAGTTACGGAATCGATAATGAGGTATACAGAGTTAGAGGGAAAATTCTTGGTTGCAATCCATCTGACTGGTCCCAGGTTTGtatcaagaaatatgaaCATGACTCGTTTAAGAATAAGGTAGTCTTGAGTGATCCTTACATGAGGAATTTGGAGATTATATTGTGTGATCAAATCCCTTTAAACAGCCAAGAAGAAGTATTGTTGGACTCTGATAACTCAATCACCATTGTCCTAGATCAAGAACAAATTGCGCAAGCATTAAATACTGAAGCTATAGAACTGGCTTATACGATAATATccaaattaaataaaaagtCATTCACTAAcgaaattcttgaatttgagCTATATAAGAAGTCGGTGCATATAAATGCGAAAAATCAATTCCTTATTTGGTCGGCTAGAAATGTTTCATTTGACGTTATTATGAAATAA